One segment of Ipomoea triloba cultivar NCNSP0323 chromosome 12, ASM357664v1 DNA contains the following:
- the LOC115998817 gene encoding uncharacterized protein LOC115998817, with protein sequence MGNYVSCTLSGPAGRHSSKGTKVILPTGEIRHFYEPTNAAELMLESPNHFVVSARGLQMGRRFSALNADEDLEMGGVYAMFPMKRLNSAVTAADMGVLFLAAKRVSRGSVRILPDHRLIRDGGDQAGDLPRLNLDELEELSAPEFKHRMSMCRSKKPMLETIVEEPVYSR encoded by the coding sequence ATGGGCAATTACGTTTCTTGCACCTTATCCGGGCCGGCAGGCAGGCACTCCAGCAAGGGTACAAAGGTAATTCTCCCCACCGGCGAAATACGCCATTTCTACGAGCCCACCAACGCGGCGGAGCTGATGCTGGAATCGCCGAACCACTTCGTTGTGAGCGCCAGGGGCTTACAGATGGGGCGGAGATTCTCCGCGCTCAACGCCGACGAAGATCTGGAGATGGGCGGCGTTTACGCCATGTTTCCCATGAAGCGGCTCAACTCCGCCGTCACCGCCGCGGATATGGGCGTTCTGTTCCTCGCCGCTAAAAGGGTGTCCCGTGGAAGTGTCAGAATACTGCCTGATCATCGGTTAATCAGAGACGGCGGCGACCAAGCTGGTGATTTGCCTAGGTTGAATTTGGATGAGTTGGAAGAGTTGTCGGCGCCGGAGTTCAAGCACCGGATGTCTATGTGCAGGTCGAAGAAGCCTATGTTAGAGACCATCGTGGAAGAACCAGTTTATTCCAGATGA
- the LOC116000395 gene encoding uncharacterized protein LOC116000395, whose product MASPPSCSISLSTASPPPSAGNRPRPRRSSLKIRARSYRSEEGRGGPIRDANLRVLRERIEEVRVKERLERCLESEFGWNYNIAINDCCKHTRKKKMAAMSALLQLVCNVGGNIGLTILGCSFCLYLTSIFIHFTL is encoded by the exons ATGGCATCACCACCTTCTTGTTCAATATCTCTCTCAACAGCCTCACCGCCGCCGTCTGCCGGAAATAGGCCCCGACCTCGCCGTTCGTCGCTCAAAATCCGTGCTCGGAGctacagatcagaagaag GGAGGGGAGGGCCTATAAGGGATGCGAATTTGAGAGTGTTGAGGGAAAGAATAGAAGAAGTGAGGGTGAAGGAGAGACTGGAGAGATGTTTGGAGAGCGAGTTTGGGTGGAATTACAATATTGCCATCAATGACTGCTGCAAGCACACCCGCAAGAAGAAGATGGCGGCCATGTCTGCATTACTGCAACTTGTTTGTAATGTTGGTGGGAATATTGGGTTAACTATTTTGGGCTGTTCTTTCTGCCTTTATCTTACTTCAATCTTTATTCATTTCACTCTCTAA